A segment of the Triticum urartu cultivar G1812 unplaced genomic scaffold, Tu2.1 TuUngrouped_contig_4337, whole genome shotgun sequence genome:
CCCAAGCTTTTAGTTAAGTATGTTAGGAATTTGAGGTTGTTCTGCAGGCAGAAAACCCCAAAATAAAGGCTTCACCCTTGTTATGGTTAATTTTTATCCCCGACAAGTTTGCAAGTTGTAAGTCATTCTTTTCGACAAGGATAATATAGTATTGTCCGCATATCGAATATAGGTTACCCCAAGAGGAAGAAGGTGAGAGGAAACATCAGAGATGTGCCCTACGCTGGCCACTGCTGAGGAAAACATCCTATCAAGAGCAACTGAGATGAAATTATAAATGAGGAGGGAAATGGGGTCTCCTTGACCCAAGCCACAACCATTCTTGAAATAGGGATCAACAATCACGTTAATGGCGATAGAAGTGTGGCCACCACTGACAATCTGCATAATACGATGGATGTAGCCAGGAACAAAACCCTGGGCAAATTTAATGTCTTGCAAGAAGGACCAACACACACAATCATAGACCTTCTCAAAGTCCAACTTAAGAACCACGACTTCACGCTTAGAGCGATTGATATCATGAAGTAATCTGTGCAAAGTGAGAATACCATCAAGAAGGAAGCACCCTTTAATAAAAGACGTTTGGAAGGGAATTTGGAACTGTTGTTGATAAGAGCTATATGCCTAAATTGCCCGATTCGGTCTCCCCTTTAACTTTCGGGATCAAGGTAAGGGTAGCATAATTTATCAAGAAATGTTACCTGTCCCCAAGCAAAAAACCTTGCATAATCTTGTAAACCAAATGTttaagagtgcccaaaaattcttTAAAAATAATGTAGAAACCACCAGGTCCAGGGGCATAGACAACATTAGATAAACTAATGGTCTCATCCATTTTGTAAATGGAATGAGGGAGCATCATAGCATCATTATGCGAGTTCGAGATGCAATGTCTTACCATCCAGGCAGAAGAGGAAAACCGAAAGCCCGAGGAGGGTTGGGTGTTTAGCGGATTTCAGCAGAACTTGTAGATGTGCAAGGAGATAAGAAATGGATCATAGGAGGGGGAGCCCTGAATAATTAGCGGTTGCTTGAAAGTAAGCCATGTTAGGACCCCCTTTGTGGATCCAGTTAAGGCCCCCACATCATTTCTAGTACAACTCCTTAACCTGATGTAGTGCCACCAGGGCAGCATCAAGCTCATATCAATAGCACCACCCGGATTCATCAAGACCAACCGAGTTAGCAGAGATATCTAAGAGCTTGATTTGGTCAACAATTAAATGTTTAGATTTGAGGGATTAACATCTCTTAGATTGCCCCCCAGCCTTTAAGAAACTTACAAAGACACTCGGAACATACCAATCATTAATAGGGCCAAACGAACGTGCGTATAGATCAAGAAGCAAGGTACATTTTCCTGCAACCATGGGCACAAAACCATCCACCAAGAGCCAATTGGACTCTAAACAAAATGGAGAATGGGGTAGGGCAGTGGAATCCCCGGAGTCCACAGGTAGGGGAGTGTGGTGAGAACCAATGTGTGATTCAATAGTTAGCAGAGCTCTAGGGAACTTTGTTTCTTAATTAACAGACATAAGACATAAGGACACGATCAAGTACACAACAAACATAATCCAACTGACAATTGGACCAAGTATATCGTGCCCCAACACGGTGGAGCTCCCTAAGAGCATGGTTGTTAATTAGATCATTAAATGCAGAGGATCAAGACCAGTGGAAGTTGGCGTTATTCTTATGAAGAGGGGTCTTGAGAAGGTTGAAATCACCACGAATTAAAACAGGGACATAGCCAAAACTCTGGAGGACAGGAAAGACGAGGAAAAACATATATGGTGTTCAGTACATTGGAACGTAGTACTTACAACTGTGTACTTCGACCTAGCTCATTAACGACCCATTGCCATGATGAATTCGCGTAGATCAGCCGGTCAATTACTTCCTTCACCAGCCAAGGATTGGTCCAGCGAAGATAATGTATTAGGTACTTCCATCCGTTTCAAAGTACTTCTAAAAATATTAGGGGTTAGTTTTTCCAGCTTTATAGAAAATATATCAATGCCTACAACATCAGTTGTAGATAGTATGGAAACATATTTATGATGAATCTAATACATATTTTGTTATTATTGAAATAAAGGTATTTTATTACATATAGGGCCTAATACATACTTCGAGGTTGCAAAAATTATATTGTTAGAAACTCCTTTCACTCACGAATTGACGGTATGCTTTTGTGTAACATGCATGTAATATTTATCATTTTAACCTATGCTCAAAGGTTACCTTAATAATCGTATTAGGTCATGTATATGTGGAGGAATTTCTAAATGAAAATACATATATTTCAAACATTAAACTTACTTATAAAATTTTAAAACAATAACTTAAAAAATGTTAACATAGTATAAAATTTTATTAACGCACTTGTAAAAATGTTGTTAACTTTAAAAAAGATGTTCATGACAATTCAAAGATATCCCTgcgtttcaaaaaaaaatatgcaatttaaaaaatgtttataaTGCAGTACAATGTAAAATGTACGTCATGAGTGATGAAAATATTCCAatgtttcaaaaaaatgttctTGAAATTCGGAAAATTTAGATATTAATATGGAAAAAAATGTTTGCTTAGGTTAAAAAATGTTTATTTACATTAAAGATGTGTCATGTTATTAAAAAAATCGTGTGAAAATTTCTAAAAAGTTTATACAATGTACATAAAATGTTCacatattttttttaaaaaaattgccTTTAAAAAATATTCAATGTGTATTTTTTAAAAATGTCCATGTATTGAAAAAGTGTTTGAAACATGTTTTTTTTAAATGTACACCACTTTTCTGAAAAATGGTCAACGTGTTTCAAAAATGCATCACATGTGCTCTAAAAATGTACATTGTGTACTGAGGAAAAAAATAGAAGTGTGTTGAAAAAATGTAAACCGACAAATAAACAAAAGTAAAACCAAAGAAAACCAAAGTATATCGAAGAAAGAAAGGAGAACTCTAAATACTAATGAGAAAACAAAGAAACCAGAGTAAGATGAAGAAAATCCTTGAAAAAACAGGGAAATCAAAGAAAAAATGAAACAAATaagacaaaaaagaagaaaaCCAAAGGGAGTGAACCCTACAGCGTCTCCTATGAGTCGGACCGAAGTGCACCTATGCGCGCAATGAGCACCCGCGCTAAAATGCATCGGCCCGTTACTGTCGCCCTTAGGCGAATCCTATTATGAATCAGTACGGGCGACATAAAGCCCTGGCGCCCGTCACCTCCTTGAACCCGCTGGAGTCAACGTCAGATTGCTGACCCCTTCTAGGGACGATAGTCCGCAAAGCAAAAAttacactaatctttattatttTAGTATTCATGTTAATTTAATTTTTCTATTCGCAGACGGTTACGGACATGTGAAAGCCATCCGTTTGCATCCCTGCCCCCTGACCTGGCTTCATGCGGGGATCATCACTAAACCAACTGTTGTTGAGCCGATCCATCTATGCCAAAATAATGACGGCAAGGCTAGTCATATTAATCAAAAAGGAAACATGTCAGAACTAGAAATGGGCAACTTGCAATCCACCAAGGCACTCATGTGCAACTAGGAAATTCCTCCATATTTTCAACCTAAACCCTGGTGCTAATATAATGGATAGAAGAATCTAATGCAAAGGCCAATTACTACAATAGTTTGATTACACCTCCAAGCTTTGTTAAAACTCCACGACTACACACAAGTATCGGCCGGGCAAATCTTTAGGTAGGAAACCTGCCCGGCAATGTCGACCAAGTCACCTTCACCGAGATCAGTGCAAAATCAGTCTTTATCTCTCGAGCATTATGCCCGTGAGTCTTCGCCTTATAGGTACAACGATATTGGGACTTAGAACAACAAGACGGTGCAACTACCTTGAATTTTAAACGTATGTAAGACCGCTTCATTACGGCAACCACTGATCGCTTCAATCCACGTGAGTCGGTAATAGCGCCATTGAAGAGCCTTATCTCAGAATCAAACCCACTGGTAAAACATCTAAGAGACATATTGAAACCATCCTGCACTTCCGAGATGAGAACCTCTACAGTTGCCTCAACCGCCCAAGAAAGACGTGCTAAAGTTATGTTAACTGTACCACCACAGTCGTTAGAGATGTCATATGTGAACGGCCTATCCCATGTCCCGTGGGGGCCTAAGATTGTTGCACCATCGATCAGTTGTAGATCATGTCTTTCTTGTCTGCCTCGCTTAATCCTCATGTCATACTCGATTATAGCCTCGTCCACTAAATCTATTCCTCGCTTAGGGCCACCACCCATGTTGATGAGGGAACCCTACAGAATTAGTAGTATTATTTTAGTAGATCATCATATGTAATGAGTAGAAATGCATAATACTCTGAAAGGGAGAATTTCCCTCCGTTATTCCTCTGACATTATTTCAAATCCCAAATGTTACCTCCGTCCCAAAttacatctgtatctagacaaatctaagacaagtagaCAGAGAAAAAAATGAGTGTTCTAGTGATGAGATCATTAAAGTTATGTACCTTCATATGCCTATAAACAAAAGAAAATTAATTTCAACAAACAAATGGAAATCCATTCAGTGTAGTGTATCATGAACCAACCTATCAAACACATTTCATTCGATTTTATTTTGAATAAGTGATACTGCAGTAATTTCATAATTTCAATATATTCTCATAGTAAATCATTATTTCATACTGATATAGTGCCGGCTTATAAAATCCAAAGTAGTATACTGTTACGCTGCTATTTACAGACAGACTAATCGCATTGAAGCATTTTTTTTCCACATGTAGGACAAAAATATTACATGTGAGCTATAACATAATAAATTAGGTGGAACAACAACTGCTATTAAGAAAACCAAGTGTGAAAACTGGGTTTTATGTGTACTAAATAATTCAGGAGCACAAATAATACAAACTTGAAAAGTCACAATCTAGGCCAACAAATGTTTAGTTGCCTTCGAGAGAGTGTAGTGTTCTATGCATGTGATAAGTTTAGCACTACAATGTGGAGTGAATAATGTAATGTAAATAAGGAATAAATCTACTTAGCCCTATCAAATAGCAGCGTAACACACTTTAACTACACTTTAACTACAAAATTCTGGCATTTCACTCCTGAAATATTCCATAACGTATATATGTTTCTCTTGGGTAGTTCTGCACTCGTGGCAGTGTGCGGCCAACGAGCAACATGCTTGGATGGAACCACCTCCAAAACAGCCCCAATGTGTGAGTTCCTGCTAATATTGATGACATAATTAAGCATCTTATCCACATCATCCCGCGCCGCTACGTATCCATACAACTCTACTAAGCCATCATTGCCAGGAATTTTAGCAAACTCTAATGAGAAAATTTGCAGCATGCTACAAGGACGAGTCATACGTTTCGCGGGATCTGAAAACACCATTGCTCCCAACCGAGCTTCATAAAAAGTAAAGTTGCATTGTAAGTTTGTGACTGGAATTAATGTGGTAAATAGATATATGGCAttagaaaagtaaaaaaaaagtGTTATTTCAGGACTATATGGCCCTATtggaatttttttattttcatcTATTAAGTAGAAATTATATATGTTCTTTTTACAAGGAATTTTGCTCCCACAAAAAGTTCCTATTTAGGAACACCAACAGGAAACATTGCCCTGAAAAGTTTATTAGATGCTTCCATGGAAAGCATTATGCACGTGGCTAGTCAGGATTACAGAGGATATCAACACAAATTGCATGTCGTCTATTGTTCTagaatatactccctccgtcccaaaattcttgtcttaaatttgtctagatacggatgtatctaatactaaagcATGACTTGATGCATCcatatttagacaaatctaagacatgAATTTTGGGATGGAGGAAGTACAACACTTGGTCGTCTATTCAAATGAGATTGATATGCTAGGAGGAGTTGACCGGATGATTTTCAGCCATTGGTGCAACAACTCAGTACCCTATCTAGTATCACTGCAGAATAGTTGGGGAGGAGAGCAAACTCAATCGTTCTAATTAAGGTTCCGACAATAAGCCAAAAGGAGACTATACCTGTACAACATAACCAGGGTATACTCATAGAGCTACAATTGTAAAAAATGCTATTTATTTTCTGTCAGGTGACTGCGCAGATTGAAGAAGGGCCTGCACAATTGAATTCAGGTTTTGTGGGTGGAAGTGCTAACTAATGACTAATCTCATCGAAAATTTAAGACTTGCATTGCAGTTAACTGAAAGCTATGGTGCAAGACAATGAGTGTTCGGAGGAAGTTCGCACACAGATATAACATTAGCTCCTTAAACATAATAATCTCTAATTCTCTATGATCACAGTCAAATATGTACGGCCGCAGGACGTGGACAAAGGTACCAATGTCTAAGGGGAAAAAAGTTCATATCTGTAACAACTAACAGCAACCAGTAAAGAATAAGAAAAGACAGAAGAGACAAGTATTGACGACTTACTCTCGCTACGATCGCCGAGAGAATAATCCCTTTTCCAGCCCCAACCGATAGCCCTGTACATAGAGCCATCACGGTGTCCGCTCTTTTCAAGTACGTGGCCGAGGTTGTACTCGTAGTCGCtggcttcttcttcgtcctccttGATCACGATTTCAGTCGTGCGAGCCTTGGTTGCGCTCGATGGATCTTCATCGCTGTCATGGAGGTTCACATCTTGGCCCCATGTAGCCTCCGAGGAAACACGACGGAGAGGTGGATCGAGTCGTCGCGCGAGTGCTGGTGGCCACCACCAGCGAGACGCCACGGAGGAGAGGAGAGGTCGCGAGGGAGAGGAGAGGCGCTGCATTGGCGTCGGAGGGGACGTAGAACAGAGCAGAGGATTTTACATCTGAGGGCGCCGCCGCCGGGGAATAGTGCTGGTTTGGACGTAGTTTTTTCTTCTGTTTAGTAAAAAAATATATTCTACGGGCGTCGCCGCGTCGGGCCTATAATAATTGTTTCTTGTTCAATTTTTTTTTGTTTCCGCTCGGTTTTCCACTAATTAACAAGACAAATCTTCCTTGTGTGAGAGGAGGCGCAAAACTAAAGTGACAATGCAAATTAAGGAGCTAGCACACATATGCCCGTGACATCCATGCATGGATATGGGGGGTATATGAAATTATTCTTCCATGTCCCTTGACATTAATAGTCACTTTTGTGTAACCGTGTAGGTACCAAGCTTAGCTAGCCGGTGTGGGGGGCCTTGGCGACGGTATCGACGAAGATGCGGACGCGCAGGGGATCGTAGTCCATGGTGACCATCGAGCCGGCGGGGAGAACGACGATGTTGGCATCGGGCTTGTCCTTGAGgatgatcttcttggcctcctccGCGCATAGCCCCACCACCTCCGGCCACGACGTCTTCTCGCCAGTGGCCACCTTCTCCGAGGAGCTCATCGCCGCAGTGGCCAGCCCCAGTATGAGGAGCACACCCACCATGATCGCAGCAGGACCCTTTTGGCCTCCCATGGAgtaatattttcttgtgtgatgTGATCCCCAAATCCCAAGTCAATGCTGCTGTGCTAGCTAGTAGCTGTGTGATCGATGCCCAAACATCACTGCTGCTATTTATAGGATATATACGCTATGCGAATGCTAGTAGAAAGTCAAAATATTTTTCAGTCAACATTCAAGCTGTCCCGCGTATCGAGTCGTTAACCAGCTGATCAAAGTTAATGGTAGGTAGTGCACGCATCACCATTGACCAGATCGCCATGTATATATATAGTATAGTGGCGGTGACACAGCTGAGAGCGTAGCGGCCGTAGCCTGAGATTCTTATTGCTTTGTCAGTGGATAATTAACTACGGTACGCGCTATCTTATTAAGCTAAGCTAGCTGCAGTTCAGAAGATTTGACTTAGGAGGCTTGAGAGTCAGAATATTACGTGGCCTGTTGTATGCGACAAATAGTCAAAACAAACAGCTAGTAGCTCACCCTAGCTAGCTGTCATTAAATTCAACGGATCTCATCCAAGATCCGGTGTTGCCAAGATCTGACGTCAAGCCGAACCAACATGCAACCTTTTCTCCTGGTTCATCCTCCACAACCACATCCAGCGGCTAGCACTACTGCAGATCCGAACTACACCAATCGGCCTGATTACATCATCACTGACGCTTTTTGCCGCGTCAGTGCCTCAGTGTGATGAGTTGACTATAATAGATGGGTCAGAAGGCTGGTCAGTGATAACCACGATAATAGTTCAATTTCCCTTTTCATGCCGGGGCTTTATATATGTTTGTTTCTCAGCCAAGCAAATGATTTGACCAAAACACACAACAAAAAATGCACTCATCCATATTGCACACTTTGAGCATTTAATTGGGGTTCAAAGCCGTCATGTGCATTGAACATATTTCATACACAGCATATGGAATATACTTTTAAACCCTATAAAGATAGGTTTTGTTGTGATGTGCTTGTAATATATTGTCATCCCGGCTAGTCCACCCATCTTGCCTCTTCATTTCATCTTTAGTGCTGTACATCTTTATATAAGTCTTCTGTAATATGcataaaatatgcacatgaggaggtGCGTGATGGAGGAAATGAAACTTTTTGTTTTTGCGCAGTGCGCCTAAAATATTTTTTGTTACAAAACTGGCTCACAAGCAAGTAATGAATTAGAATAATAACATATGAGTATGATTAAACTAAATGAAGATTGCTTAGAACAATTATACCTTCGAAGTTGGTCAAAAGGGTCCAGGAATGTTGAATGAGACACTAGAAGTCCTGAAGGCATATTTATCATCAGGAGTAGTTGGTGCTCCGGAGACTCTATTTTCACCCAAAAAATTTGGGTAGTGCAACTAAACTATAATGTCATCGCCACCTTAACATTCGGTGACACTATACAAAACAAAAATGACTTGATTTTACTACATTAATTGAAGGTACGTAATGTACATCcaataaaataaaaatatagacCTCCTCCGGTAACATAACGAACCTTCATTTTCGGTAACGAAGATGTGGCTAGCTCTAGCATCATGACTTAAAGAAATTTGGTTATTATTCAATACATAGTTCAGAAAGCTAGTGGCACCTTTAATACGTGTATAGGCTGGCTAGTGCAATAGCATTACGATAGTTTGACTAAActctaagagcatctacaaccacAAATACCAAAATCCGGCCCTCAAACGCCTGAGAACGCGCCCGGTTGTGTCCGCGGGCAGTGATCGGACAACACATAAATTTGCTCCTTCATAATCAGATGCATCTAAATCGAATACTCAAATCCATATTAGCTCATGCAATGTACATACATAGCTAATCACATGTCATCGGACTATCAAAAATTGACATAGTCTACTAACTGCAAACGAAACGATGATCGAAGAAGTTCATCCATGACCGGCCTTGCCCTTGCCTTTGCCCTTCCAGTCGTCCTTGCGGCAGCAGTGGTCGAAGAAGCAGAACGGGTCGAGGCGGATCTGCTCACTGACAGAGCTGTCTGATCTGTCGCCATCCTCGCCTTTATCCTCCTTAGGGGGCAGTCCAGACATGGCATGGACCGTCCAGCTTTGCTCTTTTGCCATCACTTTCACCGTCCTCCTCCGCCGCTTCTCGGTTATGCGGGCATGGAGGGATTCCTCTGACGCCGCCTCACGGGCTGCCGAAGCCTTCTCTATGTTGCGTGCTACCGTGGACGCCTACGCCGCGAGGGCTGCAGCAGCCGCCTCCGCTTGAAGCCGTGCAGGAAGCCTCGCGTGGTGCGCATGCCGCTCCTCCTTTTTGGGTTCATGACTGGTCATGGAGGCGCAAATGGCCTTTGTTTTGGCGCCCAACGCCGCGGGGATGAGGTGCCACCTAAAAGGTTCTGGCGGCATGGCGAGGTTGCGCCAATCAGCCACGGCGATCGCTGCCGGCGACGCGCAACGAGATCCGCCGGCCCTGGATCCAACCGCCGGTTCGGCAACAGATTCCCGCCGGCTTGCTAAAGACCACGGGAGGGctcactgaaggaaatatgccctagaggcaataataaagttgttatttttatttccttatatcatgataaatgtttattattcatgctagaattgtattaaccagaaactttgtacatgtgtgaatacatagacaaacaaagtttcactagtatgcctatacttgactagctcgttaatcaaagatggttatgtttcctaaccatagacatgagttgtcatttgattaacgggatcacaccattagagaatgatatgattgacttgactcatccgttagcttagcacgatgatcgtttagtttactgctattgctttctccattacttatacatgttcctatgactatgagattatgcaactcccgaataccgcaggaacacttagtgtgctatcaaacgtcacaacgtaactgggtgactataaagatgctctataggtgtctccgatggtgtttgttgagttggcatagatcgagattaggatttgtcactccgtgtatcggagaggtatctctgggccctctcggtaatgcacatcactataagccttgcaagcaatgtaactaatgagttagctacgggatgtagcattacggaatgagtaaatagactttccggtaacaagattgaactaggtattgagataccgacgatcgaatctcaggcaagtaacataccgatgacaaagggaacaacgtatgtttttatgcggtttgaccgataaagatcttcgtagaatatgtaggaaccaatatgagcatccaggttccgctattggttattgaccggagatgagtctcggtcctgtctacatagttctcgaacccgtagggtccgcacgcttaacgttccgTGACGAtcgttattatgagtttatgtgtttttatgtaccgaaggtagttcagagtctcggatataatcacagacatgacgaggagtctcggaatggtcgatacataaagatcgatatattgaaagcctatgtttggacatcgcaatggttccgggtgagttcgggcatataccggagtaccgggaggttaccggaaccccccgggagatataTGGGCCATATTGGGCCATACTGGGAGAGAGGAGATGGGAGCCTAGGAGggggagcccccccccccaagcccaatccgaattgggtggggggccgtcccccctttccttccccctctctcccccttccttcctctcctaatccaactagggaaggagggggaatcctactcccggtgggagtaggactccccttgggcgCACCATAGAGGGGCccaccctccccctcctccactcctttatatatgggggagggggcaccccatagacacacaagttgattgtttagccgtgtgcggtgcccgcctccacagatttccacctcggtcatatcgttgcagtgcttaggcaaagccctgcgccggtagcttcatcattatcgtcatcacgccgtcgtgctgacgaaactctccctcaacactcagctggatctagagttcgcgggacgtcaccgagagtagtctgagtacagacactagaaagcaagaaggcttccgAAGCTTGTCTaactacatagggccctccatggccaggatcaccacctgggtggctagtcactcgtcgacatcaaggtctatgtagaacccatcggagggggcgatgttgtcgtctgaaaatagtaattaagcaaacatgagtacaaaggtactcagcaagttttacaacagaacctactatacatgctcattctcaagaaggtggtggggttattgcaccAAGCCTGTGGACAACCCTCTTCCTCtatcattgctatgcatcacctagatggatcttgcgtgtgcgtaggaattttttttgaaattaatgtgttccctaacagtggcatccgagcca
Coding sequences within it:
- the LOC125527679 gene encoding uncharacterized protein LOC125527679, producing the protein MALCTGLSVGAGKGIILSAIVARGSLINMGGGPKRGIDLVDEAIIEYDMRIKRGRQERHDLQLIDGATILGPHGTWDRPFTYDISNDCGGTVNITLARLSWAVEATVEVLISEVQDGFNMSLRCFTSGFDSEIRLFNGAITDSRGLKRSVVAVMKRSYIRLKFKVVAPSCCSKSQYRCTYKAKTHGHNAREIKTDFALISVKVTWSTLPGRFPT
- the LOC125527680 gene encoding subtilisin-chymotrypsin inhibitor-2A-like (The sequence of the model RefSeq protein was modified relative to this genomic sequence to represent the inferred CDS: added 15 bases not found in genome assembly), coding for MSSSEEKTSWPEVVGLCAEEAKKIILKDKPDANIVVLPAGSMVTMDYDPLRVRIFVDTVAKAPHTG